A portion of the bacterium genome contains these proteins:
- a CDS encoding nucleotidyltransferase domain-containing protein, protein MKRILKKISKELSKIEDVKAVILYGSLARGEFTSRSDIDLFILTTEDKSLREVQDKVIELESEIGRNIQPTIRTIVELQKTDTGLLQNIFQEGKILYLREPSDIPSAILLKQKPYLIYSFQISNLLQKDKVRFNRQLYEQIRKGYKYKGLLQEIAGQKLSAGCVMIPYEQMGKIEKFFKKFKVQFEQLKVWK, encoded by the coding sequence ATGAAAAGAATACTTAAAAAGATATCAAAAGAGCTTTCAAAAATTGAAGATGTAAAAGCTGTCATCCTTTATGGGAGTCTTGCCAGAGGAGAATTTACTTCAAGGTCAGACATTGATTTATTTATACTTACAACCGAAGATAAGAGCCTGAGGGAAGTGCAGGATAAAGTTATAGAGCTTGAATCAGAAATAGGCAGAAATATCCAGCCGACAATAAGAACCATAGTTGAATTGCAAAAGACAGATACAGGCTTGCTCCAGAACATCTTTCAGGAAGGAAAGATTCTCTATCTGAGAGAGCCATCCGACATACCATCTGCTATACTGCTGAAGCAGAAACCTTACCTGATTTATTCTTTTCAGATAAGCAACTTACTCCAAAAAGATAAGGTGCGATTTAACAGACAGCTTTACGAACAGATAAGAAAAGGATACAAGTATAAAGGTTTACTGCAGGAAATAGCCGGGCAGAAGCTTTCTGCGGGTTGTGTAATGATTCCTTATGAGCAAATGGGGAAGATTGAAAAATTCTTCAAGAAATTCAAAGTGCAGTTTGAACAGTTGAAAGTGTGGAAATAG